ATTCTGTCAACGAATTACTCAACACTTACAGGTATGACGGATCGGTGTCGTGCGGGGGATGACGCGCGAATACGCTTTGAACACTCGGAGCATCTAGATTCCGGCTTTCGCCGGAATGACGGAACCGGATTGCTTTCCTGCCGCGCACGCTGCTCGGCAATGAGACTTGGTTGACAATGAAAAAGCGTCCATCGATGCCACTGCAACTCTCGGTGCGTCACATTGTTCACGAGCCGAACCCGCCGCATCTGCCGTATCGGGAGGAGCACTTCGGGTACGTGAATCTCCCTGTGAGCATTCCGACAGAGCAGGCGGCGTTGGTGCTGGTGGACTGCTGGGACCAAATCATCGTGGAGAGCTTTCAGGAACGTGCTGAGCGCATTTGCGAGCAAACGATTAGGCCGGTGCTGGAAGCGTGCCGGTCGAACGGCATTACGGTTGTCCATGCCCCGTCGCCGCCGGTGGCTGAGAAGTTCCGCCGGTTTTGGCCGGAGGACGCGGCGGACGAGGAAGCGCAGGTGAGATTGGGCAGGCAGGACTGGCCGCCGGAAGACTTCGCACTACGTCAAGGTGAATGGGCGCACTTGCAGGCCCGGCGCAGCGGCCTGCACCAGGAACTGCTCGACCGCATCGATCATGACCGTTCCATTCATCCGGCGGTGTTGCCGCAGACGGGCGACCACGTAATCGCCACCGGCGACCAGCTCCACCGGCTTTGCCGCGAGCGCGGCATTCTTTACCTCTTCTACGTTGGCTTTGCTACCAACATCTGTGTGCCGGACCGGGACTACGGCATGCGCGCTATGCGCGAGCGCGGCTACGCCCTGGTGCTGCTGCGTGACGCCACCACCGGCGTCGAGGCAAGCGACACGTATCCACTCCGTGCGGCCACCAGCGTGATGATCCACCAGTTCGAACTGCGCGACGTGGCGGGGACGATTACGTCGGAGGCCTTCCTTGGTGCTTTGGGTGGGGCCTGAGTCCCACTGAGAGGCGTGAGCGCATTTTGTCGGGTACCGCTAACAATACCTGTCGCGGAAGTATTGCTCGCCCGATGGAACTTGCGTTGGAAGCGAGAAGAGGGCCGGCCGTCACTCCGGCGGAAGCCGGAGTCCAGTGGACGGGGCAAAGATAGATACCGGCTTGTGCCGGTATGACTGAGTGAGGGTGTCTGCACACCCTATGGCAATCCTGCTTGCGCAGTGGAAACGCGCAACTACTCGGAGCACTCTTGGATACTGCCAGTAGCTAGGCTGCAGCCGCAGGTGGCAGAGCACGAGGGTTCTTAGCTGATTGAGAAGCTAGACTTGCGGACGAGAGAATCCAAGAGGGATTCTGGTCGCTTTGGGGCGATTTAGGATCCGGTGCGTTCCAGCCAGCGCACAAAATCCTCCGAGCACCAGTAGGCCGGGTCTGCTTCCGCCAGGGCGATCCAGGCATCCACGACCGGCTGAATGTGCATGTAGCGCAAGCGCGCGGACCCAATTGCCCCGTACTCTAACAGTCCCTTCTCCGCGAAGATCTCTTCCGCGACCAGGCGTTTGTCGGTGCCAATACCGGCCCAGATGCCGTTGCTTGTCCAGCCGCGCACCTGGGCGAGCAACGCCTTGCGGCGGTCAGGAGCGGCGCGCGCCAGCGCCCGGTGGACGAGATGCGTCTCGACAAAGTGCACCATGGTGAGGCGTTGGCAGTTCACGCCGATGAGGCAGTAGAAGACATTCCAATCGTAGAACCGCTGCCAGGGACTCTGCACGGCGAATGCGCCGGGGCCCCAGGGACTCTCGCGCAGACCGGACCGGCCGTGGTCTGCGGTGAGCTCCTCAGCCCGCGGGCCGATCGCGCTTACCGAGTGGGTATAGTGGTTGCTGCGTTGGGCTTTCGAACGTCTCCGGAAAGTTTCCGGAATCAGTCCGCAATAGGTGGGCGTATCCGCGATGCTCCACAGATCCCAGACTCGGCGCTTCTCATGCAGTTCTCGCCATGAACTCAATGTCGGCGCAGCGACGGTGCCAGCGGGCCCCACCGCGTCCAGGAAGCCGTCTATGACCGCATCCGCGCCGCCGACCACGGTGCCCATACTGCTCAGAGAGCTATGGAACAGAACAGTCTCGCCCGCGCTCAGGCCCGCTGCACGCAGGGCGTCTGCGATCTCGTGCCGCGTCACGCGGACTAAGGGATCGCCCGGTTCATGGTCCATATAGCCGCCGGCGGCAGCTTCCGGCTCCACGCTGGCCTTAATCCGTCGGGCGGCGCGCTCCGCGCTTTCACGTGATGCCACAGGCAGCGCCCCTCAATAGTGAACTGGCAGTGACCGCAAGCCGTGCGACATGACAAGAGTGGCCGTGGTCATCCTGGGAGGACGGACGCCGCCGGCACAATATCGTCGACAGCGGCGAGCTCACCATCCGACAGCGTGACCTCAAGAGCGCCCAGGTTGTCCTGCAGTTGATGCGGGGTACGCGGCCCGATGATGGGCGCGGTAACTCCGGGTTGCGCCAAGAGCCAGGCAAGGGCCAACTGGCTCAGCGTGATGCTCTTGCCAGCGGCCAGCTCCTCCAGATGCTCGAGCGCGTCGAAGGTCGGCGCGTAGGTATCGCCTGCGAAATCCATGCCGCGTCCAGCGAACCGCGAGTCGGCGGGCGCACTATCGCCGCGCCGGTACTTGCCGGTGAGCCAGCCGCCCCCCAATGGGCTGTACGGCACGACGCCGAGGCCGTACTTGCGCGTCACCGGCAGCACTTCCGCCTCAATGGAACGATTTACCAGGCTGTATTCAGGTTGCTCGGAGACGGTAGGGGCAAGGCCGAGCCTATCGGAGGTCCAGAGGGCCTCGCAGAGCTGCCAGCCGGCAAACTTCGAAGTGCCGAAGTAGAGGATCTTGCCCTGGCGCCGCAGGTCTTCCAGAGTGCGGAGGGTTTCCTCGATCGGCACTTCAGGATCGGGGCGGTGCAGTTGGTAGAGGTCGATACGGTCGGTATCCAACCGCCGCAGGCTGGCATGCACCTGCTCCATGATGTGGTAGCGGCTGGAGCCGCGGTCATTGGGGCCGTCTCCCATGGGGTGAAAGACCTTTGTGGCCAGCACCACCTTGTCCCGGCGGTCTTTAATCGCGCGACCCACGATAGTCTCAGCGTAGCCGCGGGGTTCCGAGTAGGCATTTGCCGTGTCTATCACGTTGATGCCGGCATCGAGCGCGGCATGAATGAGTTCGGTCGCGGCCTCCTCATTAATGCGCGTGTTGAAATAGGCGGTCCCCAACCAAAGCGGCGAGACCTTCACACCGGCACGACCCAGATTGCGATATTCCATACTCTTGGCTCCTCCACTGTTCGATATACTTGCGCTTCTAGCATACCGCCTTGGGCAATCTCGTGCGTCCGGAGTTGCGTGTTTTGCGGAGGCGAGATCGCAATTCGGCATGTGTGCTGACTACGAGAGCTGCTCTTGGTCGCAGCAGGATGAGAGTTGAGTGATCTCACACATCTGATAGAGGCACGACATGTCGTGCCCCTACACCCGGCTCGTGACCTGGCTTTGGTAGATTTGAGCCTGAAAATGAAACTAGCGCGCCTCCAGGCCCTGAGGACCCGTTGACACGCTAGTTTTCGTCTGGCTTCTACCGTCGTTGCGAAAATCTGCGCGACATACTTACTGAAGCGCAATCCTCACGTTCACCTGGCTGTGACTAGCCACCAAACTCTGCGATGAATTCGTCCATCGCCGTCTGGGCTTGCTCCTCGAAGTTGCGCATACCTTCGGCAACCGTGACCTCATTACGCATGATCGCCTGCAAGTTTCTGCTCGTGATCGGGAGGATGTCGCCTGCGCCAGGCACACTCACGACAAAGCGCGCGCCAACCATCTCATCGATGGCGAGCTTGCGGAGCTTGTCGTCGCCGATGTACTCGGCACTCTGGGCAACGCTCTCGCGCACCGGAATGCGGTCCATGGCCAGCGACCAACGCAGGTTCACGTCGGCGCCATACATGAAGTCGGCCCAGGCAAAGCCGCCGTCGGGATTGCTGCTGCCGTTGGGCAGGCAGAAGGCCCAGTCGCCGGAGTAGGTGGCCGGCAGGGCGGTGCTGGAATCCAGCGCCGGATATGGCCCAAAGTCGTAGTTGAGGCCTTCCGCGTAGGGCGCAAGAGAGACACGAGTAGCATTGGTCAGATACATGTAGGTGTTGCCGCCGCTGCCGTACTCCTGCAAGCGGTTCTCAAACGTGCCGTGGAACTCGCGGACCTTATCGTAGCCGCCCTGGCCGTCAAGGACTTTCTTGAGCCAGGTCACGGTGTTGATTGCCTGATCATTGTTGACCTGGATCTTCGTCCGGTCCGGGCTGAGCATCTCGCCGCCCTGCTGCCAGTAGCCCACCATCCAGGTGTGGATGCCGCCGGAGCCGCGGAACGGGTCCCAGCCGAGACGGGCGATGTTGTCGCCCTCGACCTTGTGCACTTTCAGCAGCGCCTCGTCCATCTCTTCCCGGGTGGCCGGCGGAGACTCGGGATCGAGACCGGCTTCCAGCGAGTGGTCCACGTTCAGATAGATGATGCGGGCGTCGATGCTATAGCTGATGCCGTACGTCTTACCCGCCCACTGCATGGCCTCGTATTTTCCCGGCCAGAGGTCGTCAATCGGCACGTTGGCGGAAGCAGCGATGTAGGCATCGAGCGGCCGCACGAGCTCAATCAGACCCCACTGGGGTTGGATGTAGGACTGGGTCTTGGAGTTGTCCGGCGCGACACCGGCTGCCACCACGGTGGGAAGATCATTGAAACCGCCGTTGCCGCGCACGAGCGGTACGAGCGTGTAGTTGGTGGTCTCGTCGAATTCTGCGCGGAGCTGCATGGGGACTTCTTCGCGATCGAAGTTCCATGGATCAAAGCCGGTATACCAGAATACGACCGGCGACTTCTCCATCATCATTTCGCCGGAATCGCCATCGCCCTCAGGCGCGGCTGCTTCCTCCATGGCCCCGGTGCCTGCTTGCGCGCCGCACGCGGCGAGCAGTGCGCCCGCGCCTGTCAGAGCAGCGGTACCAAGAAAATGTCGTCTGGACAATGATGCCATATCGTTCACCCCTCCTGGGTAAAGAACTACTCTCGAACGCTCTCTCTGCATTCTCCAGAAAAATCTACACGCTCTTCGGCGGTCCCGCCCATCGCCATTGCGCACGTCTTACTAAGAATGCTTGGTAGTAATTCTAGACGCATAGTCCATCAATTGGCAAGACTATTCAATGGGAAAGCTCCTCCAAAGATTGATTGTGAGGGGCGACGCTGTGTAGCCGGTCTGAGCGGCGCGCAATGCCAACGTTGATCGTGACCTGATCTTGTGTCTTAACGAAACGTCGTGCAGGGCCGGAAGAAAACAGGAGGAGAGGGAGACATCTGCTGAATCGAGAAGAATGCGGTAGGGGCACGGCATGCCGTGCCCGTAGCGTAGGTCGAATGAGAGTGATGGCCGTAGTCTTCATCTTAATGCGAATTAATGCGAAACTAGCGTGCCTCCAGGCCCTGTGGACCCGTTGACACGCTAGTTTTCGTCAGACTTCTATCGGCGTTGCGAAAATCTGCGCGACATACTTACTGAAGCGCAATCTTCACGTTTGCCCGTCTGTGACTAGCCACCAAACTCTGCGATGAACTCGTCCATCGCCGTCTGGGCTTGCTCCTCGAAGTTGCGCATACCTTCGGCAACCGTGACCTCATTGCGCATGATTGACTGCAGGTTTCTGCTCGTAATCGGGAGGATGTCGCCTGCGCCGGGCACACTCACGACAAAGCGCGCGCCAACCATCTCATCGATGGCGAGCTTGCGCAGCTTGTCGTCGCCAATGTAGGCGTCGCTTTGGGCAACGCTCTGACGCACCGGAATGCGGTCCATGGCAATCGACCAGCGGAGGTTCACCTCGGCGCCGTACATGAAGTCAGCCCAGGCAAAGCCGCCGTCGGGGTTGCTGCTGCCGTTGGGTAGGCAGAACGCCCAGTCGCCGGAGTAAGTGGCCGGCAGGGCGGTGCTGGGATCCAGCGCCGGATATGGCCCAAAGTCGTAGTTGAGGCCTTCGGCGTACGGCGCCATGGAGGTACGGGTAGCGTTGGTCAGGTACATATACGTATTGCCGC
Above is a genomic segment from Chloroflexota bacterium containing:
- a CDS encoding cysteine hydrolase family protein, whose product is MKKRPSMPLQLSVRHIVHEPNPPHLPYREEHFGYVNLPVSIPTEQAALVLVDCWDQIIVESFQERAERICEQTIRPVLEACRSNGITVVHAPSPPVAEKFRRFWPEDAADEEAQVRLGRQDWPPEDFALRQGEWAHLQARRSGLHQELLDRIDHDRSIHPAVLPQTGDHVIATGDQLHRLCRERGILYLFYVGFATNICVPDRDYGMRAMRERGYALVLLRDATTGVEASDTYPLRAATSVMIHQFELRDVAGTITSEAFLGALGGA
- a CDS encoding AAC(3) family N-acetyltransferase, with amino-acid sequence MASRESAERAARRIKASVEPEAAAGGYMDHEPGDPLVRVTRHEIADALRAAGLSAGETVLFHSSLSSMGTVVGGADAVIDGFLDAVGPAGTVAAPTLSSWRELHEKRRVWDLWSIADTPTYCGLIPETFRRRSKAQRSNHYTHSVSAIGPRAEELTADHGRSGLRESPWGPGAFAVQSPWQRFYDWNVFYCLIGVNCQRLTMVHFVETHLVHRALARAAPDRRKALLAQVRGWTSNGIWAGIGTDKRLVAEEIFAEKGLLEYGAIGSARLRYMHIQPVVDAWIALAEADPAYWCSEDFVRWLERTGS
- a CDS encoding aldo/keto reductase, with the protein product MEYRNLGRAGVKVSPLWLGTAYFNTRINEEAATELIHAALDAGINVIDTANAYSEPRGYAETIVGRAIKDRRDKVVLATKVFHPMGDGPNDRGSSRYHIMEQVHASLRRLDTDRIDLYQLHRPDPEVPIEETLRTLEDLRRQGKILYFGTSKFAGWQLCEALWTSDRLGLAPTVSEQPEYSLVNRSIEAEVLPVTRKYGLGVVPYSPLGGGWLTGKYRRGDSAPADSRFAGRGMDFAGDTYAPTFDALEHLEELAAGKSITLSQLALAWLLAQPGVTAPIIGPRTPHQLQDNLGALEVTLSDGELAAVDDIVPAASVLPG
- a CDS encoding extracellular solute-binding protein; this translates as MASLSRRHFLGTAALTGAGALLAACGAQAGTGAMEEAAAPEGDGDSGEMMMEKSPVVFWYTGFDPWNFDREEVPMQLRAEFDETTNYTLVPLVRGNGGFNDLPTVVAAGVAPDNSKTQSYIQPQWGLIELVRPLDAYIAASANVPIDDLWPGKYEAMQWAGKTYGISYSIDARIIYLNVDHSLEAGLDPESPPATREEMDEALLKVHKVEGDNIARLGWDPFRGSGGIHTWMVGYWQQGGEMLSPDRTKIQVNNDQAINTVTWLKKVLDGQGGYDKVREFHGTFENRLQEYGSGGNTYMYLTNATRVSLAPYAEGLNYDFGPYPALDSSTALPATYSGDWAFCLPNGSSNPDGGFAWADFMYGADVNLRWSLAMDRIPVRESVAQSAEYIGDDKLRKLAIDEMVGARFVVSVPGAGDILPITSRNLQAIMRNEVTVAEGMRNFEEQAQTAMDEFIAEFGG